From the genome of Cucurbita pepo subsp. pepo cultivar mu-cu-16 unplaced genomic scaffold, ASM280686v2 Cp4.1_scaffold000551, whole genome shotgun sequence:
TTTAGATTTGgtatgttattattttgtttactaTTATGTTTACATTCAGTTCAGTTGCCCCACCTTTATTTATCTTGGCTGCTTTTTTATTGTAAATCTAAAtaatcgttttttttttcctgctCACTAGATTTGCAAGGATAAAGATGAAGCTGAGGTTTGGTTCAATGGTTTGAAAACATTAATTTCCCGTCGCCATCACCCTAAATGGAGAACAGAATCTAGGAGTGATGGAATGCAGTCTGAAGCAAGTAGTCCTCGAACTTACACCAGAAAGAGTTCTCCTCTTAATTCACCTTTTGGTAGTAATGATAGCTTGCAAAAGGTAATTTATTTCTTCCTTACCTCGTCTATTATGCAAAGTCTATTTAGATATGTAACTTCCTTTCCCTCAAAATTTAGGATAGTGATTTTCGACTTCACAGTCCATATGGAAGTCCTCCCAAAAATGGAATGGATAAGGCGTTACCTGACGTGATACTGTATGCTGTTCCTCCCAAGGGGTTCTTCCCTTCTGATTCTGCCAGTATATCCGTTAATTCTTTATCATCAGGTAGTTCAGACATGCATGGTCCAATGAAATCAATGGCAATTGATGCTGTTAGAGTTAGTTTATCAAGTGCTGTCAGCTCATCCAGCCAAGGCTCAGGTCATGATGACGGTGATGCCTTGGGGGATGTTTTTATTTGGGGTGAAGGAACTGGGGATGGTGTTCTTGGTGGTGGAAGTCATAAAGTTGGAGGTTGTTTCAATATCAAAATGGACTCTTTGCTGCCTAAAGCCCTGGTATCTGCTGTAGTTCTGGACATTCAGAACATTGCCTGTGGTGCACGCCATGCTGCCTTAGTGACCAAGcagggagaaattttcaccTGGGGGGAGGAATCAGGTGGCAGGCTTGGGCATGGCGTTGATTATGATGTTTTGCAACCAAAGCTTGTAGATGCACTTGCTAATACAAATATTGAATTGGTATCTTGTGGTGAGTACCACACATGTGCTGTAACACTTTCCGGTGATTTGTACACATGGGGTGATGGAACTTACAACTTTGGTCTTCTTGGCCATGGGAATGAAGTAAGCCACTGGACCCCTAAAAAGATAAATGGACCATTGGCGGGCATACATGTCTCTTCAATCTCTTGTGGACCTTGGCACACTGCAGTTGTAACCTCTGCAGGGCAACTTTTTACCTTTGGTGATGGAACATTCGGTGTTTTAGGCCATGGAGATCGCAACAGTGTCTCAATGCCTAGAGAAGTGGAATCTCTCAAGGGTCTACGCACTGTGCGGGCTGCTTGTGGTGTTTGGCATACCGCTGCTGTAGTTGAAGTTATGGTTGGAAGCTCAAGTTCCAGCAATTGCTCTTCAGGGAAGCTATTCACGTGGGGAGATGGAGATAAGGGTCGACTAGGGCATGGCGACAAAGAGACTAAACTTGTTCCCACTTGCGTCGCAGCTCTTGTTGAACCTAACTTTTGTCGAGTTTCATGTGGGCACAGCCTGACTGTTGCCCTTACAACATCCGGCCATGTCTATACGATGGGAAGTCCCGTTTATGGCCAGTTAAAAAATTCTCATGCTGATGGGAAGGTTCCAGTTCGAGTTGAGGGAAAGCTTTCCAAAAGTTTTGTGGAAGAAATAGCTTGTGGTGCTTATCATGTTGCGGTTTTAACTTCAAGAACTGAAGTCTACACTTGGGGCAAGGGTGCAAATGGTCGTTTGGGTCATGGTGATACAGATGACAGAAATTCACCAACGTTAGTAGAAGCTTTAAGGGATAAGCAAGTTAAAAGCATTGCATGTGGTACAAATTTTACTGCGGCTATCTGCCTTCATAAATGGGTTTCTGGTGTTGATCAGTCTATGTGTTCAGGTTGCCACGTACCATTTAACTTCAAAAGGAAGCGGCACAACTGTTATAACTGTGGACTTGTTTTTTGTCATTCTTGCAGCAGTAAAAAATGTAGCAAGGCTTCTATGGCTCCAAATCCTAACAAACCTTATCGTGTATGTGATAACTGTTATAACAAACTACGGAAGACACTTGAAATTGATGCTTCTTCTCAGTCTTCAGTGAGCCGAAGAAGAAGTGTCAATCAAGGATCCATTGAATTTGTTGAGAAAGATGACAAACCAGAGTCTATCAAGTCTCGTGCTCAACTTGCTCGGATTTCTTCCTTGGAATATGTGAAGCAAGGTGAAAGTCAGTCttccaagaaaaacaaaaaatttgagtGTAATAGTAGCAGGGTGTCGC
Proteins encoded in this window:
- the LOC111785542 gene encoding PH, RCC1 and FYVE domains-containing protein 1-like; this encodes MSRMDRMASDLNRNGPVERDIEQSINALKKGAYLLKYGRRGKPKFCPFRLSNDESVLIWYSGKEEKHLKLSHISRIISGQRTPIFQRYPRPEKEYQSFSLIYNDRSLDLICKDKDEAEVWFNGLKTLISRRHHPKWRTESRSDGMQSEASSPRTYTRKSSPLNSPFGSNDSLQKDSDFRLHSPYGSPPKNGMDKALPDVILYAVPPKGFFPSDSASISVNSLSSGSSDMHGPMKSMAIDAVRVSLSSAVSSSSQGSGHDDGDALGDVFIWGEGTGDGVLGGGSHKVGGCFNIKMDSLLPKALVSAVVLDIQNIACGARHAALVTKQGEIFTWGEESGGRLGHGVDYDVLQPKLVDALANTNIELVSCGEYHTCAVTLSGDLYTWGDGTYNFGLLGHGNEVSHWTPKKINGPLAGIHVSSISCGPWHTAVVTSAGQLFTFGDGTFGVLGHGDRNSVSMPREVESLKGLRTVRAACGVWHTAAVVEVMVGSSSSSNCSSGKLFTWGDGDKGRLGHGDKETKLVPTCVAALVEPNFCRVSCGHSLTVALTTSGHVYTMGSPVYGQLKNSHADGKVPVRVEGKLSKSFVEEIACGAYHVAVLTSRTEVYTWGKGANGRLGHGDTDDRNSPTLVEALRDKQVKSIACGTNFTAAICLHKWVSGVDQSMCSGCHVPFNFKRKRHNCYNCGLVFCHSCSSKKCSKASMAPNPNKPYRVCDNCYNKLRKTLEIDASSQSSVSRRRSVNQGSIEFVEKDDKPESIKSRAQLARISSLEYVKQGESQSSKKNKKFECNSSRVSPVPNGGSQWGAISRPFNPVFGSSKKFFSASVPGSRIVSRATSPISRRASPPRSTTPTPTLGGLTSPKIPVDDAKRTNDNLSQEIVKLKAQVENLTRKAQLQEVELERTTKQLKEALSFAAGEATKCNAAKEVIKSLTAQLKEMAERLPVGAARNIKSPSIASLGSSPPFNDVVTPSIDRSNGQTMSLEADIIDSNSPLLSSVSCTASICNSDHRQGNSDSTTRNGSKAKESDSRHDAEWVEQDEPGVYITFTSLQGGAKDLKRVRFSRKRFTEKQAEQWWAENRARVYDQYNVRMIDKSSVGVGSEDLAH